DNA from Krasilnikovia cinnamomea:
GTACGCGGTGACCAGCACGGTCGGCGCGATCCGGCGCAACGCCATCGGCGTCAGCCGCTTGTCCGCCAGCGCCTCGGCCAGCAGCGCCTCGTCGTCGCTGCGCAGATACGCACCCGCCGAACCGGTGCGGAGCCCGCCGTGGGTGCGCGCCGCGTCGTCGATCAGGTACGTCAGCGCCTGCGGCACCGGGGTGCGCGAGCGCCGCCGGAACAGCGCGTGCAGGTCGGCCGCGCCGTACCCGACGTCGAGGGCGTGCCGCACGCTGGCCGGGGTGACCCGGTGCACGCTGGCCCCGCCCGCGGACTCGTGCTCCGCCACGACGTCCAGTTCGGCGGCGAGTTCCGGCTCGGGCGGGCCCGGCACGACCACGGACAGGTCCGCCTGCACCAGGACGTGATCCACCGGCGCGGGCAGCAGCGCGTCCAGCACCCGGACCACGTCCGACCCGGCCGCCGAGGGCTCTGCGCCGACACCCAGTGGGTCCGGGTCGGGCTCGGCGCCCTCGTCCAGCAACAGCCGACCGTACGAGGTGATCGCGCCGAGTGCGGCGACGCCGAGCGCGACGGAGCCGGCCAGCGCGTCCCGGTGCGCGGCCTCCCGGCCCCGCGCCCGCCGGGGCGCCTGCCAGCCCAGCTGACCCAGCACCGCGTCCACGCTCGGCGCGGTGCCCGCGGGCAGGGCCGCCAGAACCCGCAGGGCCTCCCGGCGGGCCTGCGGCGCGCCCGCCCGTTCCGCCTCCGGGGACAGCGCCGTGATCGGGCGGTCCCGCTCGTCGCGCTGCCCGACGAGACCCGGCTGGCGGGTCATCGCGAGCCAGGACCGGGCCAGAGTCTCCCAGCGCTGCGCGATGCCGGTGGCCCGCCACAGGTCGTACGTGCCGGTCGGCAGGAAGATCTCCTCGGCCCCGCCGCCGGTGCGGCTCACGTACACCCCGCGCGGGGCGCCGGAGGCGTCCGCCTCGCCGAGCAGCCCGGCCGCGTACGCGACCTCCAGCAGCAGTGCCGTGGTGACCTCGTCCTGGCCGCTGGCGCGGGCGAGGCGCTTGAGGTCGCGGACGCCGAGCCCACCGGTCTTGAGCACCGCCGCCGGCTCGGCGCCCAGCGTCTCCAGGATCGCCTCGGTGATCCGCACGGCCTCCATGACCTGACCGGCCCCGGCCGAATCCACCGACTTGGCCTCGCGCACCGGCGACGGCGGAGTCGGCGCGAACGGGCGCAGCGGCCCCAGCGGGCCGGTGTCGCGGCGCAGCAGCAGGCCGATCTCGCGGGGCAGCTCCACCAGCTCCCCGTCCGGGCGGGGCGCGCGACCCGCCTCACCGACCGGTACCAGCATGTGATGCTCGACCAGCCAGCGCACCGGCTCGGCCATCGCGGCCGCGTTCAGCGCGCCGACCGGCGGGCCGGCGGCCAGGCGCTCCAGCACGGCCCGGGCCGCCGGGGGCGCGGCCAGCACGGTACGGCGCAGCTTCGCCCGGTCGGCGCAGAGCGCGGCCGCCAGCGGGTCCAGGTAGTCCGCGGGCCGTCCCAGCCCCGCCGGGTACGGCGAGGCCACCTCGTCCACGGCGCCGACGACCTGCAGCTCGTGCTCCGGCCCGTGCAGCAGGAACCGGGCGCGCAGCCGGTCCACGGCCGCCCGTACGTCCTCGGCGGGGGCCGCCGCGGCCAGCTCGGTGATCGCCGCCACCGAGGTCAGGATGGTGTCGGGGTCGCGGCTGAGCCGGGCCGCGTCCAGGATCTGGAGGGTGAACTCGTCGAGTCCGTCCAGGCAGCGGGCCACGGAACCACGGGACTGGGCCCGCACCGCCAGCGCCGAGATGTCGGCGGGCAGGGGCACGACGAGGTCGGGACGCAGCTGGATCAGCGCCCCGAGTGCCGCGTCCGGCAGGGAGCGCAGCTGGTCGGCGAAGGTGGTGGCCATCGCGTTCCACGCTAGCCGCCATGGGACGATGGTGACGGGCCCAGGGCGTGGGCTCGGACGCGATGCGGAGGGACGAACGTGGCACAGGCGAAGGTAGCGGGCACCCCGGCGGCCGACGGTGGGGTTTCGGGCAGCCAGCCCCGTACGCCGGAGGGCGATCACCTGGTGGTCTCCGAGCTGGTGTCGGACCGGCCCGCCGCGCCCTCCCCGTTCGGCGACGACCAGAGCTTCCCGCTGCCGGTGGAGCGGCTGACGTACCGCCCCTCGACCGCCTCGTGAGGGCTCAGTCACCTTTGTCATGCTCTCCTGGCCCTCGCCCGCGAGGCCGTCGGGAGGCGCGGCGAGGTGCCGCTCGGTGCAGTCGATCATGACGGCGGTCGGCTTCGACCTGGACATGACCCTGATCGACTCGCGGCCGGGAATCTGGGCGACGTACCGCGCGCTGACGGCGGCGACCGGGGTGCATGTCGACGCCGATCTGGCGGTGACCCGGCTCGGACCCCCGCTGCGGCAGGAGCTGGGCGAGTGGTTCCCGCCGGAGGAGATCGAGCGGGCCGTCGCCACGTTCCGGGCGTTGTACCCCGACCACGCCGTCGCCCCGACCGTGCCGATGCCCGGCGCGGTCGAGGCGCTGGCCGCGGTGCGCGAGCTGGGCCTGCGGGTGGTGGTCGTGACCTCGAAGCTGGGCCGGCTGGCCGAGTTGCACCTGGCCCACCTCGGCCTGCACGCCGATGTGGTCGCGGGTGACCTGTTCGCGGCGGGCAAGGCGGCCGCGCTGGCCGAGCACTCGGTCCGCTGGTACGTCGGTGACCACGTCGCCGACATGGTGGCCGCCACGACCGCCGGGATACCGGGGGTCGCGGTGGCCACGGGTCCGTGCAGTGTCGACGAACTGCGCGCCGCCGGCGCCAGCCACACGCTGCCCGATCTCATGGAGTTCCCCCCGCTGCTGCGGGAGATTGCGGTTGGGTCCGGGCGCGCGGCTGGATAGCCTTGCCGTGAGCGCATGTGTCCATTGAGTGAAGTTGAGGTCAGCGGGTGCCCACGGGTCGAGTGAAGTGGTACGACGCGGCGAAGGGTTTCGGCTTCGTCACCAGCGATGAGGGTGGCGACGTCTTCCTGCCCAAGGGTTCGCTGCCCGCCGGCGTGGCCGAGCTGCGTGCGGGTCAGCGGATCGAGTTCGGCGTCGTCGACAGCCGCAAGGGTGCGCAGGCGCTGGGGGTGAAGGTGCTGGACGCGCCGCCGTCCGTGGCGGAGCTGCGCCGCCGTCCGGCCGAGGAGCTGCACGGCCTCGTCGAGGACATGATCAAGGTGCTGGAGGCGAAGGTGCAGCCGGACCTGCGCCGCGGCCGTTTCCCGGACAAGAAGACGGCGCAGAAGGTCGCCCAGCTGGTGCACGCGGTCGCCCGCGAGCTGGAGGTCTAGGCGGTCAAGGGCTCGATCAGGGGGATGACCCCCACCGCCGCCGCCCGCTCCAGCAGCGTGTCGGCGGCGGCGAGCCCCTCCGGGCCCAGGTCCAGCGTGTACTCGTTGACGTACAGCTCGATGTGCTGGCGTACCACGTCCAGCTCCATCTCCTGCGCGTGTTCGAGGACGAAGTCGCGGCTGGCGTCCGGGTTCGCCCAGGCCATGCTGACCGAGGTGCGGATCCATTCGGCCGCCTCGCGCGGGTCGACGACGCCCTTGCGGGCCAGGATGGCACCCAGCGGGATGGGCAGGCCGGTGTCCTTCTCCCACCATTCGCCGAGGTCGACCAGCGACGTCAGGCCGTACTGGTGGTACGTGAAGCGGGCCTCGTGGATCACCAACCCGACGTCGAACCGGCCGGTCGCCACGCCCGGCATGATCTCGTGGAACGGCACGACGGCGATGCGGGACGGGGCGCGCCAGCCGGTCCAGAGCCGAAACAGCAGGTACGCGGTGGTGCGGTCGCCCGGCACCGCCACGGTCGCGCCGCGCAGGTCACCGTCGGCCCAGCGGCTGTCCCCGCTGGTCAGCACGAGCGGTCCGCAGCCGCGCCCGAGCGCGCCGCCGCACGGCAGCAGGTGGTACTTGTCGAGCAACCAGGGCAGTGCCGCGTAGCTGACCTTGACGAGGTCGAACTCCCCCTCCTCGGCGGCCCGGTTGGTCACGTCCACGTCCGCGAACGTCATGTCGATCGCGGGCGCCCCCGGCACGAGGCCGTGCACCAACGCGTGAAAGACGAATGTGTCGTTGGGACACGGCGAAGCCGCCAGGGTGAGCGCCACGCTCCGACCGTATCCCGAGCGTGGTCCCGGTCGCCTCAGCAGGCGCATGTCTGCCCCACCACACGTTCAGAGCGGCAGGCCGGACAGCGCCCGCGCGGCCCGGGTCAGCGCGCCCAGCGCCTCGGGGATCCGCCACGCCAGGCGGTCACGGGGACCGACCGCGTTCGAGATCGCCCGCAGCTCCGCGAACGGCGTACCGGCGCCGGCCGCCGCGCAGGCGACGCCGTAGCCCTCCATCGCCTCGGCGGCGGCGGCCGGAAACCGGGCGGCCAGCGCCGTCGCCGTCGCGGCCGTGCCGGTGACCGTGCCGAGCGTGAGGATGTCGCCCGGCACCGCCTCGGGCAGCGCGGCCGCCAGGGCCTTGATCAGGGTCTCGTCCGCGTCGATGACGCTCGTGCCGAAGCCGAGCAGCTCGACGGGCAGGAAGCCGTCGGCGGACTCGGCGCCGAGGTCTGCGGCGATCGCCCGGAGCCCGAGCACGGTCGCGCCCACCGCGGCGCGGCCGGGAAGGCCGCCGCCGATCCCGGCGCTGAGCACCGCCCGGTACGGCGAGCCCGCCGCCTCGGCGAGGGCCAGCAACCGGGCCGCCCCGGCCCCCGCGGCGGCGGGACCCACCCCCACGGGCTCGACCCGGATCCTGGCCGGGTCGGCACCGGCGCGTACGGCGTCCGCCTCCGCCGCCACGGCCGTGACGACGAGCAGGTCCGGTGCGCTCACCGGTCGGCCTGGCCGGAATCGGCGTCGCTGCCGGTGTTGTCGCGGCGGGCCGCCGACGACGGCCGGTAGATGTGGTAGCCGGGCGGCGCCAGCCCGGCACCGGCCGCCTCGGCGGACTGGCCATCGCGGGACGCGGGCGCCGGCGGCGCGGCGTTCTCGGTCGTCGTCGCGGTGGGCCGGTCGGCCGGGCGCCGACCGGGCGGCACGGCCCCGGAGGCGTCCGGCTCGGCTCGGGCCGCGCGCCGCCGCCAGCGGCCCCACCGGCGGCCTTCCCCGTTGCGGACCGAGTCGGTGTCGCCGGGGGGAAGGATGCCGGGCGCCGCCGTCCGGAGGCCGGACCCGTTCGGGGACCGGTTCCGTGCGGGCGGGCCGGCACCGGGCACGGCACCGGGCACAGGGGAGCCATCGGCGGCCGCTTCCGGCTCCGGGGCGCCGTTGGGCGTTTCCGGCCCGCCCGCGCCGCTGGGCGTTTCCCGGCCGCCCGCGCCGCTGGGCGCTACCGGGTCCGCTCCACCGCTGGGCGGCGCCGGGTTCGCTCCACCGCTGGGCGCCGCCGCGTCGCGGCCGTCGACGGTGGCGTCGTCGACGGTGGCGTCGGGGCGGCCCTGCAGGTGGTCGCCGTGCAACCGGCCCGCCACCACGGCCGCGCGGATCGCCGCGACCACCGCGAACGCGGCGGCCACGATCATGCCGACCCGGCCGTCCATCGGGATGATGCCGACCGCGCCACCGGCCACCCACGCCAGCATCAGTACGGTCTCGGAGTGCGCGAACGCGCTGGCGCGCAGCCGTTCCGGTACGCGTTCCTGGATGCTGGCGTCGACGGCCAGCTTCGAGATGCCGCTGAAGATGGCGGTGACCAGCGCCAGCAGCGCCACCATCACCAGCCCGTAGAAGATCGTGGCGAGCACCGCGACCCCGGCGGTGATGGTGAGCCCGCTGGACTGCAACGCGGTGGGGCGCCGGATGTGCAGCTTGGTGCCGACCGCGGTGGCCAGGAACGTCCCGACGGCCAGCGCGCCACCGATCACCGCCACCGCGCCCTGGCTGCCCACGTCCCGGCCGAACAGGGTGGTGTCGAGCTGCCCACCCTTCACCGCGAACGCGAAGTAGAGCAGCAGGAAGCCGTACAGGCAGCGCAGGGTGGCGCTGCCGACCAGGGTGGCGATGACCAGCCGGCCCGACAGCGGGCGGTCGGGGCCCCGGCGCAGCCGCAGCGCGGTACGGATCGGGCGGGGGACCTCCTCGGGCGGGTCGGAGTCGGCGCGCGGTGGCAGCCGCAACGCGACGACCATGCCGACCAGGAAGATGATCGACGACACCCGCAGCGGCCACTGCGGACCGAACCAGAACGCGGCGAGCCCGATCGGGGCCACCATCGCCCCGGCGAACGTGCCGTACACGCTGGCGCGGGCGCCGACCTGGGACAGTCCGATCCCGTCGGGCAGCAGCCGGGGCACGGCGGCGGAGCGGGCCACCCCGTACGCGCGGGACAGCGCCAGCACCGCGAACGCCGCGGGATACAGCCCGAGGCCGAACAGGTGGTCGGAGATCAGCCAGGCGAGGAACGCGCGGCCGAGCATCGTGACGGCCAGGGCGTACCGGCGGCCGTGGCGGAAGTGGTCGAGCAGCGGTCCGATCACCGGCGCCAGCAGGGCGAACGGCACCATCGTGACGAGCAGGTAGAGGGCCACCTTGCTGCGGGCCTCGCCCAGCGGCACGTTGAAGAAGATCGTGCCGGCCAGCCCGATCGCGATCAGGGTGTCCCCGGCGCAGGACAGCGCGTGCAGGTCGAACAGGCGGACCATGCCGATCTCGTGGGCCGCCCCGCGCGCCCGGGCGTCGCCGACTCGGCGGGTCGCCCACCGGCCACTGCGTACGGAGCCGCGGACCAGCAGCCGCCCGGCCTTGATACCGGTGCCGAAGGCCCGTCCGATCGTGCGTAGCAGTGGCATTGCCTCATCCTGACTGATGCCGACGACAGGTGTCCCGTGCCAATGGTCCGTGATCTGGGGGAGTCGCTGCGGCGACCGGGCACCGATAGGGGACAATGATCGGGTGACCAGGAGTACCGCCGCGCGCGCCGCCCGCCTTGACCAGGTCTGCGCCGATGCCGTCGGAGTGGCCCGTGGGGCCATCACCGACGTGGATGCCGCCGACGTCGGCGAGCATCTGGAGGCGGTGGCCGAAGGGGACCGGGTCGTCACCCACTTCTTCGAAAGTCACCTGGCCGGGTATCGCGGCTGGCGCTGGGCGGTGACGGTCACCCGGGTGCCGCGCAGCCGCCATGTCACGGTCTGCGAGACCGTGCTGCTGCCCGGCCCGGACGCGCTGCTGGCCCCGGGTTGGGTGCCGTGGCACGAGCGGGTGCAGCCGGGCGACCTCGGGGTCGGCGACCTCATGCCGACCGCACCGGACGACGAGCGCCTCGCTCCGGGTTACGTGCTCAGCGACGACCCCGCGGTCGAGGAGGTCTCCTGGGAGGCCGGCCTGGGCCGGGCCCGGGTGATGTCCCGGGAGGGCCGGGTCGAGGCCGCCC
Protein-coding regions in this window:
- a CDS encoding HAD family hydrolase, which translates into the protein MTAVGFDLDMTLIDSRPGIWATYRALTAATGVHVDADLAVTRLGPPLRQELGEWFPPEEIERAVATFRALYPDHAVAPTVPMPGAVEALAAVRELGLRVVVVTSKLGRLAELHLAHLGLHADVVAGDLFAAGKAAALAEHSVRWYVGDHVADMVAATTAGIPGVAVATGPCSVDELRAAGASHTLPDLMEFPPLLREIAVGSGRAAG
- a CDS encoding 1,4-dihydroxy-6-naphthoate synthase, which translates into the protein MALTLAASPCPNDTFVFHALVHGLVPGAPAIDMTFADVDVTNRAAEEGEFDLVKVSYAALPWLLDKYHLLPCGGALGRGCGPLVLTSGDSRWADGDLRGATVAVPGDRTTAYLLFRLWTGWRAPSRIAVVPFHEIMPGVATGRFDVGLVIHEARFTYHQYGLTSLVDLGEWWEKDTGLPIPLGAILARKGVVDPREAAEWIRTSVSMAWANPDASRDFVLEHAQEMELDVVRQHIELYVNEYTLDLGPEGLAAADTLLERAAAVGVIPLIEPLTA
- a CDS encoding DUF3027 domain-containing protein, translated to MGDNDRVTRSTAARAARLDQVCADAVGVARGAITDVDAADVGEHLEAVAEGDRVVTHFFESHLAGYRGWRWAVTVTRVPRSRHVTVCETVLLPGPDALLAPGWVPWHERVQPGDLGVGDLMPTAPDDERLAPGYVLSDDPAVEEVSWEAGLGRARVMSREGRVEAAQRWYDGDAGPEAPISTAAPRTARCGTCGFYLPLAGTMRQMFGVCGNLYAPDDGKAVSADHGCGAHSEALLGSSEQPVDELPTVYDDSEVEPVAVSRGPGSVEASEPAEPYGHS
- a CDS encoding cold-shock protein, yielding MPTGRVKWYDAAKGFGFVTSDEGGDVFLPKGSLPAGVAELRAGQRIEFGVVDSRKGAQALGVKVLDAPPSVAELRRRPAEELHGLVEDMIKVLEAKVQPDLRRGRFPDKKTAQKVAQLVHAVARELEV
- a CDS encoding futalosine hydrolase, whose amino-acid sequence is MSAPDLLVVTAVAAEADAVRAGADPARIRVEPVGVGPAAAGAGAARLLALAEAAGSPYRAVLSAGIGGGLPGRAAVGATVLGLRAIAADLGAESADGFLPVELLGFGTSVIDADETLIKALAAALPEAVPGDILTLGTVTGTAATATALAARFPAAAAEAMEGYGVACAAAGAGTPFAELRAISNAVGPRDRLAWRIPEALGALTRAARALSGLPL
- a CDS encoding helicase-associated domain-containing protein; the protein is MATTFADQLRSLPDAALGALIQLRPDLVVPLPADISALAVRAQSRGSVARCLDGLDEFTLQILDAARLSRDPDTILTSVAAITELAAAAPAEDVRAAVDRLRARFLLHGPEHELQVVGAVDEVASPYPAGLGRPADYLDPLAAALCADRAKLRRTVLAAPPAARAVLERLAAGPPVGALNAAAMAEPVRWLVEHHMLVPVGEAGRAPRPDGELVELPREIGLLLRRDTGPLGPLRPFAPTPPSPVREAKSVDSAGAGQVMEAVRITEAILETLGAEPAAVLKTGGLGVRDLKRLARASGQDEVTTALLLEVAYAAGLLGEADASGAPRGVYVSRTGGGAEEIFLPTGTYDLWRATGIAQRWETLARSWLAMTRQPGLVGQRDERDRPITALSPEAERAGAPQARREALRVLAALPAGTAPSVDAVLGQLGWQAPRRARGREAAHRDALAGSVALGVAALGAITSYGRLLLDEGAEPDPDPLGVGAEPSAAGSDVVRVLDALLPAPVDHVLVQADLSVVVPGPPEPELAAELDVVAEHESAGGASVHRVTPASVRHALDVGYGAADLHALFRRRSRTPVPQALTYLIDDAARTHGGLRTGSAGAYLRSDDEALLAEALADKRLTPMALRRIAPTVLVTAYPVARLLGALREAGYAPVAEDAGGAAVLTRPKVRRAASRTPLAAKVAEQAGPPLLAGPRLAGVVEQIRRGDIATRAARRAPVTVRAAHGQGVPGLTAVQAHGQAMAVLQQAVRDKARVWVGYVDSHGATLSRLVRPVSLSAGYLRAEDDRTETLHTFALHRITAAVPEEEEQK